aaataaattgtaGGGGCTAAAGTATAGTGACAAAAGAGTTCAGGTAGAGAATGTGCATATACTCAGTCGAGAAGCCctacttttgatattttcattttcacTCTCTGTCTGACTGCAGAAAAATCGTTGTCAGAGTAAGAACATTTGTCAGTGCCacaaaaccaaaaaagaaaaagggggaaaaattCTTCCCCTTTTCAACACACAGAACAAAAATCTTCGGAAAATGGGTGAACGTGAGAACTTCGTGTACATCGCTAAGCTTGCCGAGCAAGCTGAGCGCTACGATGGTTAGGGTTTCATTCCTCTTTTTCCTTCTTATTTTTTCGGTCTACATGTAAATTAAGCTTTTCTTTAGATCTCTATATGCATAGATCTAAGTTAATGTTTGTGTTCTTTAAGTTTACTGCTTAAAAGCTTAAGTAGAGTAGTTGTGTATTCGCTTACTCCTTATTTATTACATAAAGCTTCATAATCTAAAATCAAATTTCAATGCTTTAAAATTTCAAGTTTCAATGAGCTACTAGCTGCTACTGTGTATTCGAAGAATTTGCAGGCTGGGCAATTTTTAGGagaagttaattttttttattgattaaaaAGTTTTTGCATTAGAGAAAACtagtgtatggataattgtagcTTTTGTAAAGAGTTGCCTAGTACCTGTGTTAGTGGGAGGTAGGAAGTACCCAGTGGAATAATCGATGTGTGTGTTAGTGGGAGGTAGGAAGTACCCAGTGAAATAATCGATGTGTGTGCAAGATGGCCTGGACACCACTGTAATGAAAAAGGATTGTAGCTTTTCTGAAGTTCTCGGTGAGCATTTTTTGCTGCAGAAGTCCTTCAAGAATCAAGACACTTCTTCCCCAAAAATGTTTTTGTTCAGAACTTCGACTAGTGAAATTTTTCCTTCACTGAGCCGTTCAGAACAGATTCTATATGTTCTATGACCGATTGGATTTGCTTAATTTTATTCCGTACTCTTTTTGTAATATTTAGAGAATATGTTACAGAGATGGTCGATGCGATGAAGAATGTTGCAAATATGGATGTTGAATTGACAGTGGAAGAGAGGAATTTGTTTTCTGTTGGTTATAAGAATGTGGTTGGAGCTAGGAGAGCATCGTGGAGGATCTTGTCTTCCATCGAGCAGAAGGAAGAGTCTAGAGGAAATGAGCAGAATGTGAAGCGGATTAAGGAGTACCAGCAAAAAGTGGAGTTAGAGCTCACCGACATTTGCAATAATATCATGACCGTGATTGATGAGCATCTAATTCCTTCATGTACTTCTGGAGAATCAACTGTGTTTTACTACAAAATGTGAGGCCCTTGTATTATATAGTTTGTTTTGAGTCAGAAATGTTGAGTTTGGTGTTTAGAAAGTTCAGAACTTCATAGGTTGTTCATTTTTGTTTAGCTCGTTTTATCTTTTGGTGCAGGAAAGGGGATTATTATCGATACCTTGCAGAGTTCAAAACTGGGAATGacaagaaagaggtttctgatCTGTCTTTAAAAGCATATCAGGTATTCAGTTACTTAAGCATGTAAGAAAAAAATTATACTGTTTTTataaagaagaatacaatgataCATATTGTCTGTTGCCTGTGATCTTCCTCTTATTTCTTGGTTGATTCCTTTTTAATGAGTGCCAGCATCCTTATCTAAAAGTAAGTGCTAGCATATGCTCTGCTCGATTGCTCCATGTCTGATTACTTAAATTGAGGCTATTCACTCTCTAGATATAACTTTTGTATTTGAAACTATCTAAATATTCATTCTGATTGAAGATTGAGTTCTTTGGTGAGAaactactgggtttgttgttgttgttattgttgttgttgttgttgttgttgttgttgttgttgttgtattgaagATTGAGTTCTTTATGCAAAAGAGAAGATTTCAAAAGGTTGATTCGGTGGAGTGGGAAAAGTCGGAGATTTCGAATGTGGAaggatatttttttttatctgtATTGCTTATGTTGAACTGCAGCACGCGTGAGAAAGATCCTGTTTTGTCACTCATCTATCAGGGCTTGGAAAGAATCCCGCTTAAGATGGTCAATTACTTTTGGTATGTCTTATTAAAATGTAATCCACGACTGTTATTCAATCCAACATTTTACCTCTAATCCTATCTGAGGAAAGATAAGCAATGGTTGGCATGCTCGATGTGAGTGCTATCTTCATTTTGGAACACTTCACTGCAATTCTGAAGCTCCTAAGAAGGTTTTTGGAGTGGAGATTTGGTTGTTATTGAATGGTTGATGTTTAGCTTCATGATTTGCTAAAGAAGAATTTGATACAGTGGATAACCTTTTTATGAATGAAGACTGTTATCGAGGTTTGGCTGTGGTAATATCCTTGAATAATTCTACTGGATTAGTTTGCATTTATTGTTTCTTGGTTTTCAACCAATCCTTTTAATTTCTAAGATGCATGGCAGTGGACGTAAATGTTAACATCTGCATGCTAGCTGATAACAATGTAGCTGACAAATACAGACTATAAGATTGATATACCCATGATCTATTGGTTATATCCTATGGAGCCTCAGTTTTTTGCCACAATGCCACTTGTACCAGGGCTCTCCTTAGTGTAttacttttgttttctttcagcttCATGATGCAGCACATGGCATAAACATGATGTTTAAGTGTGCAacaaatttcttatttttcttgtaaCATCTACTAATTTGTGTCAACTACCACATTGTGTGCCCCAATTTGGTTACTTGGATGTTGGGAAGTAAAAGGCTTTTCGGGTTAAATTTGATTGTTAATGTGATATAGGGCCTCTCCCCTTGTCATTTTCTTCCATTCCCCTCTCTTCATGTTACATGTGTAGTGATTGTATTTGTTTTCTAACATGTATCTACTTCCACTTATTGTTCGTTCTAAACCTTGTGTACAGACAGCTACAACTACTGTGGAGTCTGAATTATCAACTACCCATCCCATTCGGCTGGGTTTGGCTTTAAATTTCTCTGTTTTCTACTATGAGATAATGAACTCCCCTGAAAGGTTTGTGTGGTTTTCATTAATTGAAGTCTACTCGCAACATGTTTTTCATCTCAGTTGATTAGAATCTGTTTTCATCAGGGCATGCCACCTGGCTAAGCAAGCTTTTGATGAAGCAATATCGGAGCTGGATGCCCTTAATGAGGACTCCTACAAAGATAGCACCTTGATTATGCAGCTTTTGAGGGACAATCTCACCTTGTGGACTTCTGACATTCCAGAGGATGCAGGTATGTGCAAGGCATATTCTCAAGGTTGCTTTGGTTTTTGCATAATCTACTAGTTGCTGGTTCATTAACTTTCTACCTGCTCTATTCTCCTCGTAGTTGCTACGGTAAACTTGAGTCGTCGTGGGTGCTAAGTTGCCTATCACAGATGAGAGATATCCTCTGAACGAATTAGTTGATCTATTCCGACCTTTAGATGGTATTTAGCGTGGAATGCACTGTACTGTTAGCAAATTATTTTCGGGAATTAAAACACTAGGGGACAAAAAGAAGAGTTGTACACGTCCTTTTTGTAGGGAGAAGGGAAAAATCGGGCAGAAAATACTAATAGTTGGAGATTTTTTTTCTTGTTCATACAGTGTATTATCAACTGTTGGATTATTTTAAGAAAGGATCTGCACAaatctgcccccccccccccccattttttttaaatatatttatttgcTTTCTGATTTAGGGTGAAGTTAAGATTACTTAAACTAGCAGGTTAAGACTTTTGAGTTGACAAAGGCTATAACAAAGGTGCCCTCTGTGGCACTACAACAATGCAACCAAATTGAATATATTTCGTTCTTTGTTACCATCAAGAGGAAACTCATCAGTCTGATATACCATATTATTGTTAAAagttctctctttttcctttctgAATAGAAGATGTACAAAGGGGAAATGCTGCAAACAAAGCGAGTGGAGTTGAGGATGCCGAGGTGGGTTCTTTATACATCTTTGTCTATGTTTTGGGATTAATGTAGTTTCCCTACTCATTCTAAATTTTGGTGTGCGCTTGCAGTGATGGGCAAATGAGTAGAACCTACCATGTGTGTTGCAGAGGGGAGAATGATGATTCATCCAGGCGATTGTTTATTAAGTCTTAATAGATACTTTGTTTCACCTACGGTTGCATCTTGCTGGAGATTGTTTTCACATTAGTCGGATGTCATATCTATAGTGAATTGTTTGAGTCATTATAAATGATTGGTTGGTCTCTAGCTGGTTTTATTTTTCAGATGACAGCTGCAGCTGAATGGAGGATATCAGCTGTGCTTGTCTCTCAAACCTTTATGATCCATCCTGAGTTTTGGTATAGTTCGTGCCTCCCACATGTAGCTTTAAAGCTATAAGCTTTCTTTTATAGCGTTGGTGTGCAGATAATATTCTGGAAGGAGAAGGTGTCTGCATCTCACTCTTTATATCAAGAATTACACTACTTTCTATCTGTTAAAAATCCCCAACTTTTGGAATTTTTTGGAACATTTgctttaaaaatgataaaatccgACGTTTATGATTTAGTAATAAAGTGACAAATATGAAACGAAAAAAGAAAAGTTCACTGAGCTTTTGGCTTGGGTTGACCATATTTGCTTACATCAGCAACTAACTGATACTGTTGGTTCAAGACTCCTGTAACAAAAATGTCTCTTTAGAGTGATGACGAACAATCAGTGCATGTTCTTTTGACAATCTAACATAGACCCATTCCAAaagtttgttttctttgtttattttccttTTGGAAATGCTAGTAGTGCCCTTTGTGCAGTAGAATTCCAGTTTATCAAGAGGATGATGCATTTTGGCTGAAACTGCTTAATGAGCAGTAAAGAGTGCATCCTCATTAGGTGTCCCATTTAAACTGTAAATTTAaggcaaaaatccaaaaacaccCTTCAAGATACTCTACTGCTTAGAAACTCTAGACTTCTTTTTAAGCGCAGTAGTAACATATTCAGTCATGATTCTTCTCTTCACACTCCTGCCTCTCTTAGAAACACCAACAACATCATCACCTTGAGTAGAACCACCATATCCATCACGTCCAACAACATCACCTTGACTAGGAACACCATATCCATCAAGTCCAACATTAGTAACTTTAGTAGAACCACCATATCCATTACGTCCAACATCATCACCTTGAGGAGAACCACCATATCCATCACGCCCAACAACATCACCTTGAGTAGAACCACCATATCCATCTCGTTCAACATCAGTACCTTGCGTAGCAACCTGAAGGACCAaatcatgtaaaaaaaattaaaactataaGAACGTCGATACATTAATACATAAAATTTTTAGGGAAGTAGTCACCTCAGTAATAGTTGACTGCTTTGTCAAGTTAATACTCAACCTTCATCAGCAGCTTGACTTCCTGTTACTTCATTTGTACCAGAATTACCCCACATATCAGTGTAAAAAATTTCTGAGAATATTAACTGTATTAATCCATTTCACTAAATTAATTAGAGGATTAGAATAGTCGCGTCAGTTTTCCGGCCAAAATTTGTATCTTCCGGTCACTTTTATCCTTTTTTATGTCAACTAGGTTTTACTAAAATGACTTTTGTGTCACCAGAAAAAAAAAAGGTGACTTTTGTGTTACAGAACTTAACTTGAATGACCATTGGTGAAATTTATCCCAAAGCAATCCAGTAAAATGTGTTAGAAATGGGAAAAAACATTGTACCACACAATTTGCATTTGCTTGCCACTCTTAAAAATCAATTGCCATGGTtgtcaatcaatcaatcaactatatATGCATCAATCACTACTACTTGTATCCACTATTTGGAATTCTATTTCATTTGAATAATGCTGGTAAAAATCTTATGCAACAACGAAATTAGAGAAATCAGTACATCTTTTTCTAGCGGATCGAACCTTCTTTGTCAGTTGGTGGCAGCATAATATTCGGCATTGAGGAAGCTGAAGCATCATTGttagtcttcttcttctttgtcttcttCTCGTGGCAGTGATTTGAGTAGTCTCTAACAGCTTCATCAGCAGAGAAACAAATGGTTTGAAGAGAGGCGACACAGCACTCTTGCCAGTTGAGTTGAGTTAGGTGTTTGATTGCTTCATCAACAGAAACAAACGCTTCTTCTGATGATATTTCCTCTTGTAATGTGGAGCGACTAAGGTCCATTAACTCCATTGTTTTCACCGCCTCAATCAGAACGTTCTGTGTAAACAATTTTGGCAAGGTAAGTAAACATTAATTAgctataataataaaaaataggaaCGCCGTGAGCTATATTTTTTTACCTTTGTAGTCCCCATTTTTTTGAATCCGTGCATGCTAATGATCTGCAAAAATCATCAGTATATACAGAAAAGGATTAAGCTGGATTTATATGTCTCGAATATTCCCATTGCACAAGGAACAGAGACTCAGCACAGATTGATAATACATTTTATGAAATTGGCAGTTTCAAGCATCAAAACAACTC
Above is a window of Nicotiana tabacum cultivar K326 chromosome 8, ASM71507v2, whole genome shotgun sequence DNA encoding:
- the LOC107820599 gene encoding uncharacterized protein LOC107820599 isoform X2 — its product is MEMSGNGGRRMSGKTQKKKKKISLENYLDIIHSHKQLDDLNIANLKEIISMHGFKKMGTTKNVLIEAVKTMELMDLSRSTLQEEISSEEAFVSVDEAIKHLTQLNWQECCVASLQTICFSADEAVRDYSNHCHEKKTKKKKTNNDASASSMPNIMLPPTDKEGSQAADEG
- the LOC107820599 gene encoding uncharacterized protein LOC107820599 isoform X1, producing the protein MEMSGNGGRRMSGKTQKKKKKISLENYLDIIHSHKQLDDLNIANLKEIISMHGFKKMGTTKNVLIEAVKTMELMDLSRSTLQEEISSEEAFVSVDEAIKHLTQLNWQECCVASLQTICFSADEAVRDYSNHCHEKKTKKKKTNNDASASSMPNIMLPPTDKEVTGSQAADEG
- the LOC107820598 gene encoding 14-3-3 protein 9 isoform X1, encoding MGERENFVYIAKLAEQAERYDEMVDAMKNVANMDVELTVEERNLFSVGYKNVVGARRASWRILSSIEQKEESRGNEQNVKRIKEYQQKVELELTDICNNIMTVIDEHLIPSCTSGESTVFYYKMKGDYYRYLAEFKTGNDKKEVSDLSLKAYQTATTTVESELSTTHPIRLGLALNFSVFYYEIMNSPERACHLAKQAFDEAISELDALNEDSYKDSTLIMQLLRDNLTLWTSDIPEDAEDVQRGNAANKASGVEDAE
- the LOC107820599 gene encoding uncharacterized protein LOC107820599 isoform X3, with the protein product MEMSGNGGRRMSGKTQKKKKKISLENYLDIIHSHKQLDDLNIANLKEIISMHGFKKMGTTKNVLIEAVKTMELMDLSRSTLQEEISSEEAFVSVDEAIKHLTQLNWQECCVASLQTICFSADEAVRDYSNHCHEKKTKKKKTNNDASASSMPNIMLPPTDKEGCYARY
- the LOC107820598 gene encoding 14-3-3 protein 9 isoform X2 — its product is MGERENFVYIAKLAEQAERYDEMVDAMKNVANMDVELTVEERNLFSVGYKNVVGARRASWRILSSIEQKEESRGNEQNVKRIKEYQQKVELELTDICNNIMTVIDEHLIPSCTSGESTVFYYKMKGDYYRYLAEFKTGNDKKEVSDLSLKAYQTATTTVESELSTTHPIRLGLALNFSVFYYEIMNSPERACHLAKQAFDEAISELDALNEDSYKDSTLIMQLLRDNLTLWTSDIPEDADVQRGNAANKASGVEDAE